ATCCGTAGTGAGATTAGTTGTTGGCTAGCTAGGTGGAACCTCTATATTATTAGTGGGCACAGGTGGGATCGACTCGGGAAAAGGGGCGGTAGAGTATGCGTCAGGTAAGTCTTGGGTCGTCGCTCTCCTTCGACTCATTCTTGATCTTGGTGCTTGTGGTATAGGACTCTCGAACCAttgaggcatttcatcaaCCTTCTCTcgaggttcaggttcaggttGTTCTACCTCAGGTGATGGAACATCAGTGTCCTAAGTGTCTACAGGACCTATGTCTtgatgctctgataccaaatttgtcaTGACCCAATATTTAACACCAAGTCGTGACTTACAATAACTATGACGTGTAGTGTGTAtgcaagaaattcaaagaaaaacatcatttaaaaaaaatcaatcatttaTTTCATAGGAAGAACGTTTCATTACAAAAAGAACATAGGTGACTATTTTTaacaaaggaagaaaacaTGAAGGAAAAAGTGTACTAAAAGATAAGACCAGACTGACGCCCCGGGACACGCTTCCTTTGTGACAATCCACATCCCTCAACACGCCCTTTCTTGACCCAACGcctcatgaaaaaaaataaaaaaagatataaaaaggataagtataaaaattatacttagtaagccacctacttggaGGCTCTTTTTGCATCCTAATCTTAGTAAACTTCCACTGTCTTTTCTTTCGCTCCGGATCGCCTAGTTCCGGTCTTAGCTCCTTGGGGCTTCTTTGGTTCATTCTTTCATTAAACCATAAGAGTTCCTTTATGCCAACCTGTGTTTGACTGGTGCCCTGCGAGTAACTACCTCGACATGGCTATGAGACTACCTGGTGTCTTACATAGGAAGTGGGCTGCAACCCCCTAGTCCCATGGTAATCCCCCTTTATTCGGGGAGGGCTACCTCCCCCATTCCCATCCAGCTAAATGGTCCGTTACAACGTGGGTCTCCCATTTCCCATACTAAAATGACTTTAGAGCAGACGAGTCCTAATCAGGAACCCCCTGGTCTCCCATGAAGCTATAACACCAATTGCACACAAGTAACCTAAGGGTACTCTAGGGATAGTTCGTTTACCGTGGTAATTTCTTATGCTCCTAGGGGAGGGTTAGGTCTTCCCTTAGGAACTTGTCACTCTAACCACAAATCCCTAGTTTTATCGTTAAACTGAATGATGAAAGCTAATAGAGTGTACCCATTATAACtagcatcatcatacaactataaacatacatgctcaacggggcgataTAACCATCAAGCTCCTGGAGCGCAGATTTCACAAGTTCCCTTCCTTCTTTCACCATGAAtcaaacatatacatataaagAGGAAGCTTAAAACATAATTGCAACACTCagataattttcaaaatacttcACATAATACATCCATAttcttaacaaacaaattaCCCACATTCAAACATGGAAAGCTACCACCTAAGGTAATtaaactagcatgcatgcacaACCAAGCGACTCCTAGAAGTATTTCTTCCCAAAGTTCTGTGTGAtgacttacttggttgacgtGTGCCCTTACATTAGCATTTCAACACAAATAGCATGTCCAAAAGTACTAATTTTTCCCCAATTAGAtcctatttcatataaaatagagTTAGGATTGGATTCGGGAGGAAAATAGGGAAAATAGGAGTCGAATGGGACGAAACGGGCTTACACGCGCTTCCACCCACTAACCATGCGCAGGAACAAGCTCACTCGCAGGTTCCACACGCGAGTGCCACGCACGCACGCTTTTGCTGCAGTCGCAGGTCGTCGGTTCGATTCGGGTGGACCGCAGGTCGTTACGGTTCGTCTCATCGCGCGGGTGCCCAATCGGCTGAGTAACGCGGGACGAGTGTCGCTGGAAGACTGGAACCGCGTCGCTCCAGACGACGTTCGATGCGTGTCTGGTGGCTATCAGCGCACGTGAACCTCTTGCCGGTTGACATGTGGCGCGTCGTtaccttctctctcctcctagcAGAAAAATGAGGTTTCCGATTAATTTTTCGacgttcttctcatttttctatctctcgatttttaatccaaatcaaaatgacttcttcaacaaagttttagatcaTACTACAACCTACGtaccattatatatatatatatatatttttttttttacttaattataCAACGAGTTATGAGCGTCAGAAGGAGGTCTGTTAACATCTTTACCATTCTTGGAAAGATTCTCAAATCTTAACGTTTCGTTCGACTTTCCTCACAAAATCAGCAGCGGATCTTCCCTAGATGAAGGTAGCAAACTTTAGCACTCCATTCCTAAACAAAAATCTCATATCTGAAGAGGAACGTTCGAGATCTTACCTTGCGAATTTCTCTCGGATCTTGATGTAAAATGGAATCTCAACAACACGAGTCCTCCTTTTCTTCAAGAAGAAACTTCAACGTGTAAGTCTTGGTCGAGAATGAACTTCGATGATGGTTCTCCGACGAAAAGTTCGACAGTTTGCTTTCCCCTCTCaagtttcttttctctccACTTTCTTCCtcatacttttctttttgcgGGTGCTCTATGGAAAATCCTCTATACTCCTATAATGGGCTGAGGGGTAGAATACCCCTTTTGCCCCTCTAACTTTgaccaacttttttttagtgttacATTAATGTTGTGGTCAACGAGACAAAACGACTTTTGGGAAGGTGCGTACAACATTCAACTAGCTTCGTTAAATAACCAAAGGTGCTAAATTCAATGGAAGTAGTATGTGCTCGTACGTCGTGATTTGCTGCGACAAGTCACCCATGGTGTCAAGTGATGAATTTCGTTACAACGACAGGAATCGTGGTACAACAACAACTCGAACAGACTAGTGATGTTGAACCCGATTTGTGATCAACATAGAGATTGATGTTGTGGCCGACAAGAGAAAACGACTTCTGGAAGGTGCGCGCAACATTCAACTACCTTCTATAAATTACCAAATGTGCTAAACTCAACTGAAGTAGTGTGGGCGTGTATATCGTGATTTGTTGTAACAAGTCTCCCACGGAGTCAACAGAAGTAGTGTGGGCGTGTATATCGTGATTTGTTGTAACAAGTCTCCCACGGGGTCAAGTGATGAATTTCATCAGGACGATAACGATCAAGGTAGAGGTGTATATCGTGATTTGTTGTAACAAGTCTCCCACGGAGTCAACAGAAGTAGTGTGGGCGTGTATATCGTGATTTGTTGTAACAAGTCTCCCACGGGGTCAAGTGATGAATTTCATCAGGACGATAACGATCAAGGTAGAGATTGATGTTGTGGTCGACGAAAGAAAATGACTTCAAGAAAGGTGCACACAACGTTCAACTACCTTTTGTAAATTACCAAAGGTGTTGAACTCAACagatgtaacggcccagatccaccgctagcagataatatcctctttgaactttccctttcaggctttccctcaaggctataaaacgcgtctaaggggaaggtttccacacccttataaatggtggtttgttatcctcaccaaccaatgtggtctaaggggaaggtttccacacccttataaatggtggtttgttatcctcaccaaccaatgtgggacatcacaatccgcTGCCcgcagcgtcctcactgacactctttccttcctccaatcgacgtgggaccgcccccaaatccactcccctttcgggcccaacgtccttactgacacactacctcatgtctaccccccttcggaaaacagcgagaaggctggcacatcgtctgatgtctggctctgataccatttgtaacggcccagatccaccactagtagataattgtcctctttgggctttccctttcgggcttcccctcaaggctttaaaacgtgcctactaggggaagatttccacacccttataaatgatggtttgttctcctctccaaccaatgtgggacatcacaacgGAAGTAGTGTGATATATCGTAATTTGCTGCGACAAGTCACCCACTAAGACAAGTGCGATCCACAAATACCTCTTTAATGCATTGTTTTAAGCTAACCCTAAATCTTCATCGACCAAATCAAACCCTCAACCTACGAccaataaaccaaaaaaaaaaaatctccaacCCTAATTCGACAAATCCAACCTGCTCGAAAATTAActgttttttatattaaatgaataaaaatttcaaaattgaatgaGAATACagtccaaatttttttttaaaaaatctccagacctataattttataaagtattttttaaatttttataaaagttaaaaaatgtgattaaattttttatttatttttgaaatagaatAATTACAAATGCATCTTATTGGAGAAAAGCCCAGCCCAAGAATAAGGCCCAATTTGTACGCAGGGCTCGTTTAGGCCCAACTGAGAGAGCGAGGGTTTTCGTCTCCAGGATTTATAAACTTCTTTAGCCTCAAACCCTAGCgccctttctttcttctcataGTTGAAGCTGACGGACGCCTCCTTCTGCGATTCAGGTACATCTCCTCCTTCTCTTCGTCTCGTTTCAGATCAACCAGTACTGTATGAATAtgtttctgttcttttctttttttggattGATTCAGCTGTTGAATGATCTTCGCAATGACTAGTTCGTCGATGGGGATTCCATTTAATTGTTGAATGATTTCAAATGAAATGGTGTTTAGGTTTTAGTGGAGTGGGAGTGAGTTCTTACTGgaattttagtatattttatagCAACCGACTGTTAGTGGATTGGAGTTTTTCGAGCTTTTGTGGTAAATTGTATGAATTTCTTTATCATAGTTGTTGATTTCGTCTGGTTTTGTCTATCTTTTTCTCTCGCCGGAAACTCCAGGAAGCTTTAATTTTGAAGGATGGTCAGAATTAGTGTTTTGAACGATGCTCTTAAGAGCATGTACAATGCAGAGAAGAGGGGGAAACGACAGGTCATGATCAGGCCGTCCTCCAAAGTGATCATAAAGTTTCTGATGGTGATGCAGAAGCATGGTTCGTTTGTTTTCTTCACCTCCTCTATGGTTTGACTTCATTTTAAACAATTTCTCCGGAGGTTatctaattttatcttttttgcTTTAATATTTAGGATACATTGGGGAATTTGAGTATGTTGATGATCATAGATCTGGGAAAATTGTTGTTGAACTGAACGGCAGGCTGAACAAATGTGGGGTTATTAGTCCTCGTTTCGATGTGGGTGTTAAGGAAATTGAAGGCTGGACTGCTAGGCTGCTCCCATCCAGACAGGTTAGTGTTCGATCCCTGTTACTTTTGTTAAATGTGATCTTGAAGTTCGTCATTCGAAATTTACCCGTATTGAAAGTTCAGTAATTTGGTTGATGCCAATGACCGAAATTGAGTCTCTGTTTCCCTCCCTTTCCTGCTAGGGTTGGAAATCAATTCTCGTTGGGTTTCTTAAATAGGGTCAAAATCAGTGCTTTGAATCATTTTTAGTGAACCCGTACTTGTTCCATAGAAGTCGAGGCATTTTGAATTCTTTGTCGATACGGACAAAGTCAAGGGACCCTGAAACCGGCTCCTTAGCTATTACGTTCCAGAGTCATGTAGAACAGACATTAACCGTCCGAACATGGGaccttcattttcttagaTGCTAAATCAGCTACTTGTGTTGAATACATGAATAGAGTCGTAGagctttttaatatatcttcTATTTTCACATGTGGGTATTGACTGTATAGAGATTTGTTGAGTAACGTGGCCTTCGAAAACTTGTTAATGAtctgtttgatgaaattgaaatctgCAGTTTGGATTCATCGTGCTGACAACATCTGCGGGAATTATGGATCATGAAGAAGCTAGAAGGAAGAATGTTGGAGGTAAAGTTCTTGGTTTCTTCTACTGAACATGGTTTTGAGTATCCATTGTGGAGTTTTGACATAGCTTTCAAATACTACTCTACATTTTGTCGGTAAAGAATGATGTTATTCTGTAATGATTAGATTTTGGTCGTCTCTTAAGTTAATTCCAATagaatatttattgttttggtGAAGACATTTTGGTTTTTAGTTATATTGGAAGAGAACTAGTGCTTTTTTATTCCTTCTGAGTTTCTTTCTATATGGTATACGCACTACTACTTCAATTTTGATATCTCTcacttgaatttgaagttcAATAATAGATCTCTTTGAGACCAAATTTCCTTATAAAACGAGAAATTACACTTTTTCCTCTGATTTTGAGGTTTGGGTGCATTTAggtttcttttcaagtttgattttgattttctttctattgtttcttttttcttctttctcacCCTTCTCATCCTTCAACCTTCAACACCCTCCCATGGCTGCCATCGACaaattcccttttctttttttttttctttaataaaatttatgaattttgaaaaagttatTCAAAGAATAATTTGTAATTCAGTTCGAACTTATTTTTGTGCAACTTTATTCTATTGAAACtaataaatgaagatttgtattgtttttattagctaaaattagtgaaatttgaatggaGAGTAGAAACTGTATTACTTATTTAAGTTTGGGgttgaatttgatgaaattgcaTGTTTAGGTTTGATATTGATACAATTTAACAAGTCTATGATGATGAACTTAAAAGGCTGTTATAACTTAACTTCAGAAATCTAGTTATGATTTGAttccatcatcttcttctcagcTGATGATGTCATTCGTGATGGGGCCTTTGTCCTTCGAAAAATGTTAAACATGggtttgagtatttaaaaatatttagtattcGTTAAATTGCATTAGTTTGAAAATGCTTAATAAGTAACCCCGGGTGAAATGCATCTAACTGGATTTACTTTTCATGACATAATCTCCTTATGAGATGTACATATATGTGCATGGtatatctttcatttttatcatatatGACTCATCATGTGTCTTATAGGGCATAATGTGAATATGATATCATATGATATCTATGACTCATCAAGTGTCTTATAGGGCATAATGTGAACATGATATCATATGATATCATAGCAAACATAAATCAACATCAAGTTGTGGGATCGCACGATCTACTCCGCTTAGGGGTCTAGTGTCCTAGCTGGCACACCAACTGGAATCTGGCTCAAtgctatttgtaatagcccaagtccattgttagtagatattgtcccctgttacgtattgtcattaACTTCATGGTTTTGCAAtacatctactagggagaggtttctacgtctttataagaaatgtttcgttccctctccgACTAGAGTGAGATCTTATAACATCAGCACTATAGaaagttcataaatataaaatactaCAAGAAATAACACGTAGGGAAGCCACATAGTATGTGTTATCATACACTATACATCATCCAACCTATTTCGAGGACATTTCAATAATAAGCTCATTTACCTTATTAGCTTAAGAATTGTCTAAAATGATAGAACGGGGTCCAAAATGTCAATACAAAGTCGTTTAAGTCAAGTTGGAGAAGAAGGGAGTCGGCGTGTTACACTAGCTGCAGCTTGAGAGAGTGACCTATGGTTGTGTTCTCATGAGTTTATTGCATGGGTAGTCTGAGCCTAATGTGGTTTAGTTTTGAGCTTGCGATTTGGATGGTGGGGCCATCGAGGCTGAGGTTTAGAGTTTGGTTAAGTTTGGTTAAGTTTTCGAGCTTGAGGCCTATATTCGAGAATGATTTCTGACCTagtttcttctccaatttattttctttctcctttgtGATTATGGCCACTTTTTAATCACGCTACTCGACTACTTTTAATGATGACTTCGTGTAAGAGGTTTCCTAATCATAGAAAGAGTTGGTACCCTCTTTAATACAATTGGGAAAAATAATAGCGAACATTGACGAAGAGGGGAAAAACTGGGAAGGACTTATCACTAATGGCTTCCCTAATGTTTTCGTCTCTACGTAAGGATGAATCTACGTACACTTAGAGAACTTTGACTAGAAGAGTGGAAATCGATGTGAGAGGAAAATGCATTTGTGGATATTTGATATTtcccaaaaattttaatgtcgAATTCCTCGTACAAAATCATccttcttgaaaaaaaatgacataaCCTCTACCAAAAAATCAATTCGAGCATAACTCATCCTAAATAGATGGTTCGATCCCCATATTACAACAGTTAAACTTATAGTATAAACGATATGAATTACAAACGTATAATACCTTAAACCAAACGAACAAGAATGGTTTCATACTTTTACAATAACCCTACAAAGTCAGATCATAAACTAGGTTACGTTCAATAGAAAATAACCAAAAAGGTAGATGAGTAAGCATAGATAAAAGTCTAAGATTATTATAACGAAGCTTCCTAGATGTATCATTATTCCACAATAAAAAGCCTCTTTCATAGGCGtttcaaattagaaaaagctacaaagaaatattataaacACAATTCCAGAATCTCTCGATATAGTAATCAAACAATTCCATCAAAACGATAGAGATTCAACTCAACGAAGAATCGTGAACatataaaatagttaataagataaataacaaaatgCGGAAAGTCATCTaggaagaaggaaaacaaaataccAAATCTCGGACAAAAGTAGCTTTTCTTGTACACGTTGACTTCGTTATTTTGTCGTCTGACTCATACAGTTTTCTAATATGCCAAAGAGTAGTCGAGTAGTCGTTGCCCAAAATGATGCACGTGGCTGCACCATCGTTGTGTAACGATCAGAACCCACGTTCTCGTTTCTTCACATCGTAGCTACTGATCTCCCCAAAGAAGAACGTCCGAGAAGCCACCGAGAACTCGAGCTCGCACCGAGGAAAAGGGGTCGAGGGGGAAGCCATGGATGGATTTTGAAAGGTCCCAAGAGGAAAGAGGATCTTCTAATGGGAGGTGGTGGGGGGTTGGTTTATGATGTTGTGGGAGAAGAGGATCTTCTAAGCATATGCTTCAAGCAATAACTAGTTGGTCCATTTTCTTTCCACTTTATACtaacttttttgtttatttaattattaatcacATGCATTTATGTGCCTAAAGTTGTAAACcttaacattaaataattcaataaaccccaattttaaaattaattagccattaaataatttttcataaattaatgcataattatttagaattattttggGTTTATAACAAGCATCGAGGGTGTCGAGTTGACATTTGGTTGAGAGTATATATCCTGAGTTATTGAGCTATACTTAAGTTGACAGTTTAAtctaggggtgtacattcaacccgacaacttgaaccaactcaacccgaactacaagggttgggttgggttgggttcatttttctgaacccgaattGACTCGGTTCGGTTTCGAGTTCATGGGATAAAACCCTCGAGTTGATCCGAGCCaaataacaatatataaaatatttttttatttttgttatatataatcatttttattgtttttttttttttaattttatgatttgtCTTTATATTTTTCGTGCTTTAACCCATTCTCAACCAATGTCGATATTTTAGTATGTTACTATTTTCGCTCCTTTTTGTGTGAATAATTATAGACTGATTTCtgaacttttaattatcttttatctatattcgaataattataaattatagataaataattttttgtaaaaataattttttttaacaatcggacaacccaactcaaacccaacctgaaaatagaggTTGGcttgagttgggttgtgaaaattttcgagttgggttgggttactaattcaaccaacccgaacttttgggttgggtcaaaaaaatccctcaacccatcccaacccaacccggaccatgtacacccctacttTAATCCTATGTATACAAGAACATAAGAAATAATAGTCATACAACTAAAACAACTGAGAAATTCAAGCGGTCCAACCTAATTTGTACGGTTTAGGTTGAGTTATGAACTGATTTGGGTTCGattgagttcaaataaatgaaaatttcataGATAGGGTTGGTTCATGTGTTCTCAAACTAGATTGGGTTAAACTGAGCCaactcaaatttattgttaatttaatacatttttgtttgcggaaaataattttttttatttaccgtcataattagttttttggttatttatttttgacagCTCTTAAAATAATTGGAAATTTTTAAGGTATAAGTTGAAATTAAGCcgtaaatcttaattaaatgtttgaaaataaataaatatatattttaggaactagtgttttactttacTAATAAAATGGTAAACAACTCGAACAACCTAaaccaaacaatttaaaaaataaaaaatattttgattgaaaaaatttacaacccGAACAATGGGGTTAGgtttaaaaaagtttcaacTTGTGTTAAATTAATCCCGGAACATCCTTAAAGTGGGGTGGAGATTCAAACTCTAATATTCTGGTAAAGAATACAATACGATACTTTTCATACTTGTAAGTGATTTCAGTACTGCTCGAGTTGGATTAGTTGTTTGAAACATGAGTGGCGCAATGTCCGGTAGCCGTTGTACGCGTTGTTAATTATTATGTTTGCTTAATATGTTATGATGTGCTCTTATGATGATAAATATCATGTCGTGTATTGTCATGTTTACTCATTATGTTATTGATGAATATAACCTATTGTGAAAGTAAGGTACCTTAGAGTATTTTTATCTTATGTAATGATATGAAATGATTATGTAATGTATGAAAAGAACGAAGATATATATTGCATCACAAATATATGTCATGAATTTAAactatagggacctcatgcatattgtgtgtttACGTGCATTGGGGATACTTTTCCGTTATGATCGGTCCAGACATGTACCTTACGACATTTATGTTCGTTATGATGTTACGATATGATAGATGTACACCATGATATTATGCATGTTCCCTCCCTTCCCTCCGTGGTATACCAACAATGTGAGTGTATGCTAGCTGAAAGCTAAGTCTAGGAGTATGTATACGAGCTCATATAGAGATTCATTTGCATGGATCGTGTTTAGAGAAGTATTACGCATTCAATACTGCCCGGACTGAAAATTGAGACAAGACCATGAAATGATGTTTAGTGATAGGTCTCAAACACGATTGTACGTGGTTGCATTTCCTAACGTCAATTTCTGTcttattttagggtttagggtttacgGTTTGATTTGTGATGGTCTGGTTAGTTAAGtaattttcactattttcttTGGATtccttttattaattaattgtttttaaattccCTTTTTCAAAAAGGAAGATGGAGAAATTTAAGGCATTAAAAGATTACAAGTGAATTAATCAATTGAAAAGTTTAGGTAGAAAATTTGATACAATAAGAGCAATTAAGCGTGTTCTTTATCTCGAGcacgttttaaatttctttcgatatttttatttgaccATCGGTTCTGTAACAATCCAACCCCATCACTCGCATATATTGCCTTAGTTGGGTTTTCCCTTGAAGGATTTCGAGAGGTTTccactgtaacgaccctaaattttcacttaGAGTCTACCGTCATCATTTATACTCATATGcggaattaaacatttaaaaacttcatcatGAAACATAACCTTCCTCCTAAAAcactgtcatggacttacgtgttcgaaaacatcttttaaATGACACatgaaaagttaaataaaataaataacgttaaaaattaaaagaccaTATTCTAATCTAAGTTTAAGAAAACAAGTACAGCTACTCTATGCATGTACCATGGTCTCGAATTAGGATGTTGTTAGcggtacaggaatgtcttgtctttacctgaaaaaaaaaagtagcacacaacttaagtattttaagaaatatttaataagtgaCCCTATTAGGGTCAGAAAATGCAAACATGTGCAACTCATGATCTAaaggacctatcatttaagaACTATCATAGGAGTAGCCTCCAATCCGAacaaaaattggatgtgtagtactttccttcacatgacccacacgtgcgagtgtggaCCCCCAAGCAGTTCGCACCTCCCtggacccatcatagtcgagTTAGCTTTTCGTAGTGACGTCTGGAGGTCAGCATACCCCTTACTGTCATGCGATCATCATAGCGTACGCATCGATACTCATCATAAAAAATGGGAAAGTatcccttttctttccagATCAGGTTGCCCAACATCTCGATTTATTTCCTCCTCTCCTTTACGGCATTGTAATACCTTATCCACATAcaaaacatgaattttttCCGACGTTATCGTTTTTCTTAAACCCATACTTGCCAACGCTGTTATTACACATTCCGAAATCATAATGAACTCATTGAGCTCGCCCTCCTCTTCACGGAACAA
This genomic interval from Cucurbita pepo subsp. pepo cultivar mu-cu-16 chromosome LG20, ASM280686v2, whole genome shotgun sequence contains the following:
- the LOC111783629 gene encoding 40S ribosomal protein S15a-1-like, whose amino-acid sequence is MVRISVLNDALKSMYNAEKRGKRQVMIRPSSKVIIKFLMVMQKHGYIGEFEYVDDHRSGKIVVELNGRLNKCGVISPRFDVGVKEIEGWTARLLPSRQFGFIVLTTSAGIMDHEEARRKNVGGKVLGFFY